The Enterobacter oligotrophicus sequence GCATGCGGCTCATCCCCGCGACACCGATGGCGGAAAGCAGGCCGCCGATGGTGGTGGGGATCAGGCAGACCAGCAGCGCCACCAGCACGGTGATGCTCACCGCCGTACCGCCGTAAGCGGTGAAGGGCCAGAGGGTAGCAGTTGCCAGCAGAAAGACGATGGTCAGGGCCACCAGCAGTATGGTCAGGGCAATTTCATTTGGTGTTTTACGACGCTGCGCGCCTTCCACCATGGCGATCATCCGGTCGAGGAACGTTTCGCCGGGGTTGACGCTGCACTGGATCACCAGCCAGTCAGAGAGGATGCGCGTCCCGCCTGTGACCGACGCAAAGTCACCGCCTGATTCCCGGATTACTGGCGCGGATTCCCCGGTGATGGCGCTTTCGTCCACCGATGCGCCCCCTTCAATCACTTCGCCGTCGCAGGGGATGATGTCACCCGCTTCGACAAGCACCACGTCGCCTTTACGTAGCTCGTCTGCCGGAACGTGGTCCATCGGCGCACCGTATTTGGCTTCACGCAATTTGCGCGCGAAGGCGGTCTTTTTCACGCCTTTCAGGCTGTTGGCCTGCGCTTTACTGCGCCCTTCCGCCAGCGCTTCGGCGAAGTTGGCAAACAGCACGGTAAACCACAGCCACAGGCTGATTGCGCCAGTAAACAGCGTATTTCCCGGAAGGTGACCTGTTCCCATAGCAATTGCCAGTGCGGTGGTCAGTAAACTGCCAATCCAGACGATAAACATCACCGGGTTGTGCCACTGCACGCGCGGGCTCAGTTTTTTCACCGCATCCATGAGGGCCTGACGAACTAACGACGGTTCGAACAGGGCCATTTGTTTACGACTCATGACAAATTCTCCGCAAAATCAGCGTAAAGAGAGGTGTTCCGCGACCGGGCCTAACGCGAGGGCGGGGATAAAGGTCAGGGCACCAACGAGTAAGACGGTGCCAGTCAGCAGGCCGACAAACAGTGCGCCGTGGGTGGGTAACGTACCGGTGGTGGTCGGCTGGATTTTTTTACTTACCAGCGATCCGGCGATTGCCATGATCGGCACAATGACGCCGAAACGACCCACAAACATGCAAAACGCCAGCAGACAGTTCCAGAACGGGGAGTTGGCGCTTAAGCCCGCAAAGGCGCTACCGTTATTATTGGCAGCAGACGAGACGGCATATAACACTTCGCTAAAGCCGTGGATGCCAGGGTTAAAGATGCCGCTGCGTCCGGCTTCGGTCATTAGCGCCAGCGCGGTGCCGAGCAGCACAAGGGCAGGGGTGACCAGGATCGCCAGGGCGGTCAGCTTCATTTCCCTGACATCGATTTTTTTACCGAGATATTCCGGCGTGCGGCCAATCATCAGGCCCGCGATAAACACCGCCAGCAGCACGAACAGCAGCATGCCATACAGCCCGGAGCCAACGCCACCGAATACCACTTCGCCAATCTGCATCAGCCACATGGGGATCATGCCGCCGAGTGCGGTGAAGGAGTCATGCATCGCGTTCACCGCCCCGCAGGAGGCTGCGGTCGTCACCACTGCATAGAGGCTGCTGGCGAGAATACCGAAGCGGCTCTCTTTGCCTTCCATATTGATGTTGCTGTTAGCGCCCAGCGGCATGAAGTGGCCGTTACCACTCCACTCGGCCCACATCACCAGTGCGACGCAAACCACAAAGATAAGAGACATGGTCCAGAGCAGGGTGCGCCCCTGACGGCGATCGTTCACCGCATCGCCAAACGCGAAGCAGAGCGCCGCAGGGATCAGGAATATCGCCAGCATCTGCACAAAATTGGTCAGCGCCGTTGGGTTTTCAAACGGGTGTGATGAGTTGGCATTGAAGAACCCGCCGCCATTTGTACCGAGCATTTTAATGGCTTCCTGCGACGCCACAGGTCCCATCGGCAGGAGCTGTTTTGCCCCTTCAAGCGAAGTATAAGGTGCGTAAGGCAGCAGGTTTTGCAGGGTGCCCTGCTGGATAAAGAACAACGCAATAAGCAGCGAAAGAGGAAGTAAAACCCACAGGGTGATGCGCGTCAGGTCGGCCCAGGCGTTGCCCAGCGTGGTGACATTCTGGCGGGCAAACGCGCGTGTCAGCGCGAAGATCACCGCAATGCCGCTCGCCGCAGAAAGGAAGTTTTGCACGGTTAACCCGGCCATCTGGCTGAAATAGCTCAGCGTGGTTTCACCGGCGTAGGATTGCCAGTTAGTGTTACTGACGAAACTGACCGCGGTGTTTAACGCAAGATGCCAGGACAAACCGGGTAACTGTTGTGGGTTCAGCGGCAGTATGCCCTGCAGCATCAGCATGGCAAAGAGGATGACCAGCCCCGTGATATTCAGCAGCAGAATAGCCAGCAGGTACTGACGCCAGTTCATCTCCCGATCGCGTATCCCTAAAACGTGCCATATCCCTTTTTCAATGTGATCCGTGCCCGGCAATGGGACGTTGTTGATCAGACGCGCAAGCCAGGTTCCCAGTGGCCTTGCCAGTATAAACAGCACCAGTAAAAAGCTGGCGATAAGCAAAAACGCCTGAGCAGCCATCAGAATGCCTCCGCATTAACCAGGGCATAAACCAGATAACCCAATAACAGGAACACCAGCACGATGCCGGTAATCAGACCTGCACTCACAATCCACCTCCGGGTGACAGTTGTATTTGTGCTAACGGTAGGATTTATGGCGCAAAGATTTCGCAAAAATCGGGCGGGGAGGTGTAAAAAAAGTATAAAAATGAAAAGCCCACAATTTAACTATTGATAAGTAAATTGTTAACTTTCTTGTAACTTAATTACGGCGTGAATGTAAATATTCACTAAATGGATAAAAATAAGTGGTCGGATGAGTAGTAAAATTACAAACAAAGCGATATTATTTTAGCCAGGTCACAGATTTTGAATTTTCCGGAGAATGTTTCCGGCCAACTACAGGGGAGAAAAAATATGGATCTGTATAAAGCGTATCCGGCTCATATCGTTTTCATGCGTCGTACTTTCGCCGTAGTGGCTGGCGTGCTGGCCCTGCCGGTGATGCTGTTCTGGAAAGATCGCGCACGTTTTTACAGCTATCTGCACCGTGTCTGGGCGAAAACCAGCGAGAAACCAGTGTGGATGGATCAGGCCGAGAAAGCGACCTGCGATTTCTATTAATACTACGACTATGCCGACGCTGTGAATCCCCAGGAGCGGATATCAGTACGTAACTGAGGCGAGCGAGGAAAGCCAACGCGCAGGCTGCTTGAAGTGTGACGGGTATACACACAGCAATAAAAAAACCGCCAACAGCAATGTGGCGGTTTTTTTGTCCCTCAGGATTCGCGGTCCGTTGGGTGGTTTTACAGGCTCCTACCAGAGGATTACTAGCATACTTCTGCACGCTGATGAATCAAACGTTTAAATCCTAAATATATTCTTAAACACGTGTTCGATGGATTACGCTTTGAACTCGTGGTGATTACTATGCAGCGTCCCTTTCCGCCATCTCGCAAATGGGCACCGGTCCGGGGAAAGGAGTAACCACAACCGTGAAACAGGTTCTTACCAGAGCTTGTGTCCACCGACTTATCACCGGTGGTGAACGGTGGAGCGGTTAGCTGCAGGGACCGCATGATGAAACGCTATTTTTGCATTGCGTTCATTGTCGCCAGCGTACTCGTTATTAAAAGTGATGAACCGACCAGGTTTGTTGCATTTACCACGATAGCGCAGGACAAGTAGCGTTAAGGCCGCCTCGGGCGGCCTTTTTTAGTTCATCCCGTCTACACTTCATGGCAAAGTAGTTCTATGTGTGCCTTTTTTCCTTTAACGGCATACCCTTACGGACATAATGGACAACTGCCTGGAGTTTTATGCCCACCCATCTGGTTTGGTTTCGTGCAGATTTACGTATACACGACAACATCGCCCTGGCGGCGGCCTGCCGCGCTAAAGATGCCAACGTGCTGGCTCTGTTTATCGCTACGCCCGAACAGTGGCAGCAGCATGATATGGCACCCCGGCAAGCGGCCTTGCTCCGTTCATATCTGAATGACCTGCAACGCTCGCTCGCTGAAAAAGGCATTCCACTGATTTATCAGGAAGTGCGTGACTTTACCGCACAGCTCCAGACGGTGCAGGAGACCTGTAAGCAGCACAACGTCACGCATCTTTTTTATAACTACCAGTACGAATTCAACGAGCAGCAGCGCGACCGTCAGCTGGAGAAGATGATGGAAGACGTGGTCTGTGAAGGGTTTGATGACAGCGTAATGCTGGCTCCGGGTAGCGTGATGACCGGCAACCATGAGATGTATAAAGTGTTTACGCCGTTTAAAAATGCCTTTATCAGACGCCTGAAAGAGGCGTTACCGGAGTGCGTGGCCGCGCCAGCCGTGAGGGAAGAGGCATTAACGGATCTACCTGAACTGACATTTAACTATCCGCAACAAGCGTTTGATGACACGCTATTCCCGGCCAGTGAGCAGGCTGCAATCGCCCGGTTACGCCACTTTTGTAAACAGGGGGCGGCCGAGTATGAAGCGTGTCGGGATTTTCCTGCCACCGAAGGTACCAGCCGTTTGTCGGCCTGTTTAACGCTGGGTGTGCTCTCTCCGCGCCAGTGTTTACATCGCCTGCTGGCTGAACAGCCGCAGGCGCTGGACGGAGGTGCAGGTTCCGTCTGGCTGAATGAGCTTATCTGGCGTGAATTTTATCGCCATTTGATGACGTATCACCCTGATTTATGTAAACATCGTCCCTTCATCCGCTGGACGGATAATGTAAAGTGGCAATCGGATAATGAGCGGCTCAAAGCCTGGCAAACCGGGCAGACAGGCTACCCGATTGTCGATGCCGCGATGCGCCAGCTCAATGAAACCGGTTGGATGCATAACCGTCTGCGAATGATTACCGCCAGCTTTCTGGTGAAAGATCTGCTTATCGACTGGCGTATCGGAGAGCGCTATTTTATTTCTCAGCTGATCGATGGCGATCTCGCGGCAAATAACGGCGGCTGGCAGTGGGCTGCCTCTACCGGAACCGATGCGGCTCCTTATTTTCGAATTTTTAATCCGACGACCCAGGGACAACGATTTGATGCTGACGGCGAGTTTATTCGTCAATGGGTGCCTGAACTTAGCAATGTGCCGGTAAAAGCGCTCCACGAACCCTGGGCCTGGGCGGATAAACAGGGCGTGACGCTTGATTATCCCCGCCCGGTTGTCGACCATAAACAGGCGCGCGTCGCCACGCTGGCGGCGTATGAAGCCGCCCGCAAAGCATGAGAGAATGATGATGAAAAACACTGAACTGGAAAGCCTGATTAACGAAAAACTGAACAGCGCCTCCTTCAGCGACTACGGCCCGAATGGTCTGCAGGTTGAAGGTCGTGAGACGGTGCAGAAAATTATCACCGGCGTCACGGCAAGCCAGGCGTTGCTGGATGAGGCCGTGCGTCAGCAGGCGGATGCGGTCATTGTCCATCATGGATACTTCTGGAAAAACGAATCGCCGATTATTCGCGGCATGAAGCGCAACCGCCTGAAAACGCTGCTGGCAAATGATATCAACCTCTACGGCTATCATCTGCCACTGGATGCGCACCCTGAACTGGGCAATAACGTGCAGCTCGCACAGCTGTTGGGTATCACGGTGATGGGCGAGATTGAGCCGCTGGTCCTGTGGGGCGAATTGGCCATGCCGGTTCCGGGCCTGGAACTGGCTTCGTGGCTTGAAGCGCGTCTGGGGCGTCGACCGCTGTGGAGTGGTGATACGGGGCCGGATCAGGTGAAACGCGTTGCCTGGTGTACCGGCGGCGGTCAGGGCTTTATCGACAGCGCGGCACGTTTCGGCGTGGATGCCTTTATCACAGGCGAAGTTTCTGAGCAGACCATCCATTCTGCCCGTGAGCAGGGGCTGCATTTCTACGGCGCGGGGCATCACGCGACGGAACGCGGTGGTATCCGCGCGCTCAGCGAATGGCTGACGGAAAATACCGATCTGGATGTGACCTTTGTGGATATCCCTAACCCGGCCTGATGAGAGGTGGTTAAGTGCAGCGAGCGCGTTGTTATCTTCTGGGTGAAACTGCAGTCGTTCTGGAGCTTGAACCACCAGTTACGCTTGCCACGCAAAAGCGTATCTGGCGGCTGACGCAGCGTCTGGCCGACATCCCGGAAGTGGTTGAAACCATTCCGGGTATGAATAATATCACCGTCGTGCTGCGCAATCCGCACACGAAGGCGCTGGATGCCATCGAACGTCTTCAGCGTTGGTGGGAAGAGAGCGAAGCGCTGGAGCCGGAATCTCGTGCTATTGAGATCCCCGTGGTGTATGGCGGTTCGGGGGGACCCGATCTGTCCGTTGTGGCAGCACATTGTGGGCTGACGGAAAAGCAGGTTGTCGAGCTGCATTCCTCTGTTGATTACGTTGTCTGGTTCCTGGGGTTTCAGCCAGGATTTCCGTATCTGGGAGGATTATCTCCGCGGTTGCATACTCCACGCCGCGCCGAGCCGCGTCTGAGCGTACCCGCGGGCACCGTCGCGATTGGGGGTGAACAGACCGGGATCTATCCGCTCGCATCGCCCGGCGGCTGGCAGCTTATCGGGCACACCACCGCACCGTTATTCGAACCGGGGCAGGATGCGCCAATACTCCTGCGTCCTGGCGATACCCTTCGCTTTATTCCACAAAAGGAGGGGATATGTTAACGCTTATCCGCGCGGGTCTTTACACCTCTGTTCAGGACGCCGGTCGGTTTGGTTTTCGTCAGTCGGGCCTGAGCTACTGTGGCGCGCTTGACCGACCCGCGCTTGAGATTGCGAATATGCTGGTGGGCAACCCTGGCAGTACGGCGGCGCTGGAGATTACGCTCGGTCAGTGCGTAATTGAGTTCAGCCAGGAGACATGGTTTGCCTTAACCGGTGCTGGCTGTGACGCAACGCTTGATGGTAAAGCGGTATGGACGGGCTGGCGTTTGCGGGCGAAGGCCGGACAGCGCCTGACCCTGAAGCGCCCTTTGCACGGCGTGCGTAGCTACCTGGCCGTCGCGGGCGGCATTGATGTGCCGGAGGTGATGGGCTCGTTCAGTACCGATCAAAAAGCGGGTATCGGCGGGCATGAAGGACGCTTGCTGCGCGACGGCGATCGGCTCACGCTAAAACCCTCAACGCGCCATTTCTCGACGGCGCAGGGCGTAAAGCAGTTGTTATGGGGAAATACCCTCCGCGCCTTGCCGGGGCCGGAATATCATGAATTTGATGAAGTCTCGCAGGCTGCTTTCTGGCGATCGCCGTGGAAGATTAGCCCACAAAGTAACCGTATGGGCTATCGTCTGCAGGGGCAGCCGCTGAGCCGCACGACGGACCGCGAACTGCTCTCCCATGGATTACTGCCAGGCGTGATTCAGGTGCCGTCCAACGGACAGCCCATCGTGCTGATGAATGATGCGCAGACGACGGGCGGTTACCCGCGCATTGCCTGTATTATTGATGCCGATCGCTACCATCTGGCGCAAATCCCGCTGGGGCAGCCGATTCACTTTGTGCAATGCTCGCTGGAAGAGGCGCTGAAAGCGCGGCAGGATCAGCAGCGTTATCTGGAACAACTGGCGTGGAGGCTCGATGGTAAAGATTGATTTAAACGCCGATCTGGGCGAGGGCGGCAGTGCAGATGCTGAGCTGATGACGCTGGTCTCGTCGGTCAATATCGCCTGCGGTTTTCACGCGGGCGACGCGCAAACCATGCTGGTGAGCGTGCAAAATGCCATCAAATATGGCGTAGCGATAGGTGCTCACCCGAGCTTCCCTGATCGGGAAAACTTTGGCCGTACGGCGATGGATCTCCCGCCCGAGACGGTCTACGCCCAGACGCTTTACCAGACTGGTGCGCTGGAGGCGATCGTGCGTTCTCAGCAGGGCGTGTTACGCCACGTGAAACCGCACGGCATGCTCTACAACCAGGCGGCAAAAGATCCCGTCCTGGCGGATGCCATTGCCCGCGCGGTACGGGATTGTAACCCGCAGCTGATTTTGGTTGGCCTGGCAGGCAGCGAGCTTATCCGCGCCGGGGAACGGCTGGGGCTAGCGACCCGTCAGGAGGCCTTTGCCGACCGGGGCTATCAGCCTGACGGCAGCCTGGTGCCTCGCACACAGCCAGGCGCGCTTATTACTGATGAAGAAAAAGCGTTGGCGCAGACGCTGGAAATGGTGCGCTCCGGCCAGGTCACAGCGACTGACGGCACGCTGGCACAGGTCCAGGCTGATACGGTTTGTTTACACGGTGATGGTGAGCATGCGCTGCAGTTTGCGCGCCGCTTGCGGGCGGCTTTTACTGAACAGGGTATTCTCGTCAGCGCCTGATTATCACAAAAAGGACAAAAAAAGATGCCAGAAGGTCCGGAGATCCGTCGCGCGGCGGATAGCCTGGAGGCGGCGATAAAGGGCAAACCCCTGACGGATGTCTGGTTTGCCTTTCCTCAACTGAAACCGTTTGAATCACAGCTGGTGGGGCAGACGGTGACCCATATTGAAACGCGCGGCAAAGCGTTGCTCACCCACTTTTCCCATAACCTGACGTTATACAGCCATAATCAGCTTTACGGTGTCTGGCGTGTGGTGAATGCGGATGAACAGCCACAAACCACGCGCGTGCTGCGCGTCAGGCTGCAAACGGCGGAAAAAGCCATCCTGCTTTACAGCGCGTCGGATATCGAAATGTTAACGCCGGAGCAGCTACTCGTTCATCCGTTCCTGCAGCGCGTTGGGCCGGATGTGCTGGATATGCAGTTGACGGCAAGCGATGTGAAAGCCCGATTGCTATCGCCCAAATTCCGCAACCGGCAGTTTTCCGGTCTGTTGCTCGATCAGGCGTTTCTGGCGGGATTAGGCAACTACCTGCGGGTGGAAATCCTCTG is a genomic window containing:
- the kdpA gene encoding potassium-transporting ATPase subunit KdpA; translation: MAAQAFLLIASFLLVLFILARPLGTWLARLINNVPLPGTDHIEKGIWHVLGIRDREMNWRQYLLAILLLNITGLVILFAMLMLQGILPLNPQQLPGLSWHLALNTAVSFVSNTNWQSYAGETTLSYFSQMAGLTVQNFLSAASGIAVIFALTRAFARQNVTTLGNAWADLTRITLWVLLPLSLLIALFFIQQGTLQNLLPYAPYTSLEGAKQLLPMGPVASQEAIKMLGTNGGGFFNANSSHPFENPTALTNFVQMLAIFLIPAALCFAFGDAVNDRRQGRTLLWTMSLIFVVCVALVMWAEWSGNGHFMPLGANSNINMEGKESRFGILASSLYAVVTTAASCGAVNAMHDSFTALGGMIPMWLMQIGEVVFGGVGSGLYGMLLFVLLAVFIAGLMIGRTPEYLGKKIDVREMKLTALAILVTPALVLLGTALALMTEAGRSGIFNPGIHGFSEVLYAVSSAANNNGSAFAGLSANSPFWNCLLAFCMFVGRFGVIVPIMAIAGSLVSKKIQPTTTGTLPTHGALFVGLLTGTVLLVGALTFIPALALGPVAEHLSLR
- the kdpF gene encoding K(+)-transporting ATPase subunit F, yielding MSAGLITGIVLVFLLLGYLVYALVNAEAF
- a CDS encoding YbfA family protein; the protein is MDLYKAYPAHIVFMRRTFAVVAGVLALPVMLFWKDRARFYSYLHRVWAKTSEKPVWMDQAEKATCDFY
- the phrB gene encoding deoxyribodipyrimidine photo-lyase; this translates as MPTHLVWFRADLRIHDNIALAAACRAKDANVLALFIATPEQWQQHDMAPRQAALLRSYLNDLQRSLAEKGIPLIYQEVRDFTAQLQTVQETCKQHNVTHLFYNYQYEFNEQQRDRQLEKMMEDVVCEGFDDSVMLAPGSVMTGNHEMYKVFTPFKNAFIRRLKEALPECVAAPAVREEALTDLPELTFNYPQQAFDDTLFPASEQAAIARLRHFCKQGAAEYEACRDFPATEGTSRLSACLTLGVLSPRQCLHRLLAEQPQALDGGAGSVWLNELIWREFYRHLMTYHPDLCKHRPFIRWTDNVKWQSDNERLKAWQTGQTGYPIVDAAMRQLNETGWMHNRLRMITASFLVKDLLIDWRIGERYFISQLIDGDLAANNGGWQWAASTGTDAAPYFRIFNPTTQGQRFDADGEFIRQWVPELSNVPVKALHEPWAWADKQGVTLDYPRPVVDHKQARVATLAAYEAARKA
- a CDS encoding type 2 GTP cyclohydrolase I produces the protein MKNTELESLINEKLNSASFSDYGPNGLQVEGRETVQKIITGVTASQALLDEAVRQQADAVIVHHGYFWKNESPIIRGMKRNRLKTLLANDINLYGYHLPLDAHPELGNNVQLAQLLGITVMGEIEPLVLWGELAMPVPGLELASWLEARLGRRPLWSGDTGPDQVKRVAWCTGGGQGFIDSAARFGVDAFITGEVSEQTIHSAREQGLHFYGAGHHATERGGIRALSEWLTENTDLDVTFVDIPNPA
- the pxpB gene encoding 5-oxoprolinase subunit PxpB, whose protein sequence is MQRARCYLLGETAVVLELEPPVTLATQKRIWRLTQRLADIPEVVETIPGMNNITVVLRNPHTKALDAIERLQRWWEESEALEPESRAIEIPVVYGGSGGPDLSVVAAHCGLTEKQVVELHSSVDYVVWFLGFQPGFPYLGGLSPRLHTPRRAEPRLSVPAGTVAIGGEQTGIYPLASPGGWQLIGHTTAPLFEPGQDAPILLRPGDTLRFIPQKEGIC
- the pxpC gene encoding 5-oxoprolinase subunit PxpC, whose product is MLTLIRAGLYTSVQDAGRFGFRQSGLSYCGALDRPALEIANMLVGNPGSTAALEITLGQCVIEFSQETWFALTGAGCDATLDGKAVWTGWRLRAKAGQRLTLKRPLHGVRSYLAVAGGIDVPEVMGSFSTDQKAGIGGHEGRLLRDGDRLTLKPSTRHFSTAQGVKQLLWGNTLRALPGPEYHEFDEVSQAAFWRSPWKISPQSNRMGYRLQGQPLSRTTDRELLSHGLLPGVIQVPSNGQPIVLMNDAQTTGGYPRIACIIDADRYHLAQIPLGQPIHFVQCSLEEALKARQDQQRYLEQLAWRLDGKD
- the pxpA gene encoding 5-oxoprolinase subunit PxpA — translated: MVKIDLNADLGEGGSADAELMTLVSSVNIACGFHAGDAQTMLVSVQNAIKYGVAIGAHPSFPDRENFGRTAMDLPPETVYAQTLYQTGALEAIVRSQQGVLRHVKPHGMLYNQAAKDPVLADAIARAVRDCNPQLILVGLAGSELIRAGERLGLATRQEAFADRGYQPDGSLVPRTQPGALITDEEKALAQTLEMVRSGQVTATDGTLAQVQADTVCLHGDGEHALQFARRLRAAFTEQGILVSA
- the nei gene encoding endonuclease VIII; this encodes MPEGPEIRRAADSLEAAIKGKPLTDVWFAFPQLKPFESQLVGQTVTHIETRGKALLTHFSHNLTLYSHNQLYGVWRVVNADEQPQTTRVLRVRLQTAEKAILLYSASDIEMLTPEQLLVHPFLQRVGPDVLDMQLTASDVKARLLSPKFRNRQFSGLLLDQAFLAGLGNYLRVEILWEVGLAAQHKASQLSDMQLEALSHALLDIPRLSYNTRGVVDDNKHHGALFRFKVFHRAGEKCERCGGVIEKTTLSSRPFYWCPGCQM